A genomic segment from Variovorax paradoxus B4 encodes:
- a CDS encoding RICIN domain-containing protein → MKIRYFLMAFLAPLVTLLTHAAITGVSPMTTLNNMATAAAEAVADPLPLQGPGLGNLTYTSAELFKPVSMITSLAHPLDPAHSSAYESREVPATYPGRKDYGMNAGIMVNGYFLTSFAPDSGLGPGGFLLYDVSNPRQIQLVKKIYEPEARTKEFRETHSFGTAKIGGKTYVVLPSIYGVEFWDFTDINDIKQVKKLALPGVNAGDYEDVSWQLWWQAPYLYVASAGRGIFIVDAGDPVNAVVANRGAGKPNPVPTGELGNFRIGPIFTMGNHMVLTAMESNGGFASLDISDPLNPKVLDSIVGTTPFYYATCFDGRNLHASTRGSGARMYSYDLSDRSRFVAEDNRLVIDEQLYCATQDNYVIQGAQTRIHKVDVSNPLNHVEVGRGSILREDDPNFSHSDNGQVAMFGNLVFVGNDHGSGSGFVVHAVDPDTTRPEVKQVSPANGAKQQALTSRIGLGMTDSIRPESVNANTFIVRAVGGNTLAGTYSVQLGIINFHPEQPLSPGTSYEVFLPANGVKDYAGNAIGADYKSTFNTGNATDINLMHYWTLAGNLSDQIGNNNGTPVSGDAFESIGMSFANRTAGVPLKNDSVATVLGGTASLSFYMKTTQAGGPNSWTAPGIFGRDQSGGADDVFWGWLDGNGRIKLSVGNDAGTTSTAVVNDGSWHHVVLTRDAASGAQAVYVDGVKTTSTGLTGNKGLSNKFQVLGQIQGNAALFKGTLAEVRVYGRVLTDSEVGTLRGQAIIGDPGIGGGPKIVNGQLVFDPATLGSSGAQFRWNFGDGTQTAYSTQPRYTYTYTRPGHYTVTLTVRDASGRETFYTYNLTVIVPVTARAPTHTTNIAGDANSVYSLNPDSGTVAAIDAQTLAKRWEVRVGDEPKTLAVGPDGRIWVTVQGEDKLVALSAADGSLSATVPLAYGSGPYGVAFTPDGAKGLLTLESKSVLMSFDPSNGTTTGAVALEGSLRGIAVSSDAQVAYVTRFKSRMTGGQLHKVNLQSMSAMPTIALPVDTTTVDTESRARGVANYLSQVVISPDGRRAVLPSKKDNIVRGRFRDGVDLTHDQSVRSILSQVDLQAAAEVFDEQIDFDDRAPARAALFSPPGDYLFVAQMEGNRVAIVDPYSRAVRGEINASSAPHGLYLDAARKRLFVNNFLARSVSVHDVASVLSSESAAAIFLQNVSTVAQEPMAAAALRGKQVFYNASDRRMSKDNYISCASCHADAGDDGMVWDFTQRGEGLRRTISLMGRRGAGHGKMHWTANFDEVQDFENDIRNEFGGTGFLTNADFAATADPLGAPKAGKSAQLDDLAAYLSSLNKYMRSPARAADGSLSVEAVRGQTVFNTAQCATCHTGGTFRDGLRHDVGTIQLSSGKGINQPLAGLGFDTPTLSGTWNTTAFFHNGQAATLQDVLNSGHGNASSLPAPDVVALREYVRSLDTAPAVVTRIRSDLNPTMCVNIKGGATASGTVAVQWPCGTASNEKFTVTSITGGYVQLVAEHSGLCLAQNGTATTNAPVVQLACTAGSTAQWSLVGGTLRNRGSGSCLDVPNGSTTQDTALITWTCNGGNNQNWTQLP, encoded by the coding sequence ATGAAGATCCGGTATTTCCTGATGGCGTTCCTGGCCCCGCTCGTCACATTGCTGACGCATGCGGCCATCACCGGGGTCAGTCCGATGACGACCCTCAACAACATGGCAACGGCCGCAGCCGAAGCCGTCGCCGACCCGCTCCCGCTGCAGGGGCCGGGCCTGGGCAATCTCACCTATACATCGGCGGAACTCTTCAAGCCGGTGTCGATGATCACGAGCCTCGCGCACCCGCTCGATCCGGCGCACAGCAGCGCCTACGAGTCGCGCGAGGTGCCCGCCACGTACCCGGGCCGCAAGGACTACGGCATGAACGCGGGCATCATGGTCAACGGCTACTTCCTCACTTCCTTCGCGCCGGACAGCGGCCTGGGCCCGGGGGGCTTCCTGCTGTACGACGTGTCGAACCCGCGCCAGATCCAGCTGGTCAAGAAGATCTACGAACCCGAGGCCCGCACCAAGGAGTTCCGCGAAACGCACTCCTTCGGCACAGCGAAGATCGGCGGCAAGACGTACGTGGTGTTGCCCAGCATCTACGGCGTCGAGTTCTGGGACTTCACCGACATCAATGACATCAAGCAGGTGAAGAAGCTGGCGCTGCCCGGCGTCAACGCCGGCGACTACGAAGACGTCAGCTGGCAGCTCTGGTGGCAGGCGCCCTACCTGTACGTGGCCTCGGCGGGCCGCGGCATCTTCATCGTCGATGCCGGGGACCCCGTGAACGCCGTGGTTGCGAACCGCGGCGCCGGCAAGCCCAACCCGGTGCCCACGGGCGAACTCGGCAACTTCCGGATCGGTCCGATCTTCACCATGGGCAACCACATGGTGCTGACCGCGATGGAAAGCAACGGCGGATTCGCGAGCCTGGATATCTCCGATCCGCTCAACCCCAAGGTGCTCGATTCCATCGTGGGCACCACGCCGTTCTACTACGCCACCTGCTTCGACGGCAGGAACCTGCACGCCTCGACGCGCGGCAGCGGCGCCAGGATGTACAGCTACGACCTGAGCGACCGCTCGCGCTTCGTGGCCGAGGACAACCGGCTGGTCATCGACGAACAGCTGTATTGCGCCACGCAGGACAACTATGTGATCCAGGGCGCGCAAACGCGCATCCACAAGGTCGACGTGAGCAATCCGCTCAATCACGTGGAGGTGGGCCGCGGCAGCATCCTGCGCGAGGACGACCCGAACTTCTCGCATTCGGACAACGGCCAGGTCGCGATGTTCGGCAACCTCGTCTTCGTGGGCAACGACCACGGCTCGGGCAGCGGCTTCGTCGTGCATGCGGTGGACCCCGACACCACCAGACCTGAAGTGAAACAGGTTTCGCCGGCCAACGGCGCGAAGCAGCAGGCGCTGACCTCGCGCATCGGCCTGGGCATGACCGACAGCATCCGGCCCGAGAGCGTCAACGCCAACACCTTCATCGTGCGGGCGGTGGGCGGCAACACGCTGGCGGGCACCTACAGCGTGCAGCTGGGCATCATCAACTTCCACCCCGAGCAGCCGCTGTCGCCGGGCACCAGCTATGAAGTGTTCCTGCCCGCCAACGGCGTGAAGGACTATGCGGGCAACGCCATCGGCGCGGACTACAAGTCGACCTTCAACACCGGCAACGCGACCGACATCAACCTGATGCACTACTGGACGCTGGCGGGCAACCTCTCCGACCAGATCGGCAACAACAACGGCACGCCGGTCTCGGGCGACGCGTTCGAAAGCATCGGCATGAGCTTCGCGAACCGCACCGCCGGTGTGCCGCTGAAGAACGATTCGGTGGCCACCGTGCTCGGCGGCACCGCCTCGCTGAGCTTCTACATGAAGACCACGCAGGCGGGCGGCCCGAACTCCTGGACCGCGCCCGGCATCTTCGGGCGCGACCAGTCGGGCGGCGCGGACGACGTGTTCTGGGGCTGGCTCGACGGCAACGGGCGCATCAAGCTGTCGGTGGGCAATGACGCCGGCACCACCTCCACGGCGGTGGTGAACGACGGCAGCTGGCACCACGTGGTGTTGACGCGCGACGCCGCCTCGGGTGCGCAGGCGGTATACGTCGATGGCGTGAAGACCACGTCCACCGGGCTCACGGGCAACAAGGGCCTGTCGAACAAGTTCCAGGTGCTGGGCCAGATCCAGGGCAACGCTGCGCTCTTCAAGGGCACGCTGGCGGAGGTGCGCGTCTACGGCCGCGTGCTCACCGACAGCGAGGTGGGCACGCTGCGTGGGCAGGCCATCATCGGCGACCCGGGCATTGGCGGCGGGCCGAAGATCGTCAACGGCCAGCTGGTCTTCGACCCGGCCACGCTCGGCAGCAGCGGCGCGCAGTTCCGCTGGAACTTCGGTGACGGCACGCAAACGGCCTACTCCACCCAGCCGCGCTACACCTATACCTACACACGGCCGGGGCACTACACCGTGACGCTGACGGTGCGCGACGCGAGCGGCCGCGAGACCTTCTACACCTACAACCTCACGGTGATCGTCCCGGTCACGGCGCGGGCGCCCACGCACACGACCAACATCGCAGGCGATGCGAATTCGGTCTACTCGCTCAACCCCGACAGCGGCACGGTCGCCGCCATCGATGCGCAGACCCTGGCAAAGCGCTGGGAAGTACGCGTGGGCGACGAGCCGAAGACGCTGGCCGTGGGCCCCGATGGGCGCATCTGGGTCACGGTGCAGGGCGAGGACAAGCTGGTGGCGCTCAGCGCGGCCGACGGCAGCCTCTCGGCCACCGTGCCGCTGGCCTACGGCAGCGGCCCCTACGGCGTGGCCTTCACGCCTGACGGCGCGAAGGGCCTGCTGACGCTGGAGAGCAAGTCGGTGCTGATGAGTTTCGACCCGAGCAACGGCACCACCACCGGCGCGGTCGCCCTCGAAGGCAGCCTGCGCGGCATTGCCGTGAGCTCCGACGCGCAGGTGGCCTACGTCACCCGCTTCAAGTCAAGGATGACGGGCGGCCAGCTGCACAAGGTGAACCTGCAGAGCATGAGCGCGATGCCCACGATCGCGCTGCCGGTGGACACCACCACGGTGGACACCGAGAGCCGCGCGCGCGGCGTGGCCAACTACCTGAGCCAAGTGGTGATCTCGCCCGACGGCAGGCGCGCGGTGCTGCCTTCGAAGAAGGACAACATCGTGCGCGGCCGCTTCCGTGACGGTGTGGACCTGACGCACGACCAGAGCGTGCGCTCCATCCTCTCGCAGGTCGACCTGCAGGCGGCCGCAGAAGTGTTCGACGAGCAGATCGACTTCGACGACCGCGCACCGGCGCGCGCGGCGCTGTTCTCTCCGCCCGGGGACTACCTCTTCGTGGCGCAGATGGAAGGCAACCGCGTCGCCATCGTCGACCCGTACAGCCGGGCGGTGCGCGGCGAGATCAACGCGAGCAGCGCGCCGCACGGCCTCTACCTGGACGCAGCGCGCAAGCGGCTGTTCGTCAACAACTTTCTCGCGCGCTCGGTGTCGGTGCACGACGTGGCCTCGGTGCTGTCGTCGGAATCCGCCGCCGCGATCTTTCTCCAGAACGTCTCGACGGTGGCGCAGGAGCCCATGGCGGCCGCGGCCTTGCGCGGCAAGCAGGTGTTCTACAACGCGTCCGACCGGCGCATGAGCAAGGACAACTACATCTCCTGCGCGAGCTGCCACGCGGACGCCGGCGACGACGGCATGGTGTGGGACTTCACGCAGCGCGGCGAAGGCTTGCGCCGCACCATCAGCCTCATGGGCCGGCGCGGCGCGGGCCACGGCAAGATGCACTGGACCGCCAACTTCGACGAAGTGCAGGACTTCGAGAATGACATCCGCAACGAATTCGGCGGCACCGGCTTCCTGACGAATGCGGATTTCGCCGCCACGGCCGACCCCTTGGGCGCGCCCAAGGCCGGCAAGAGTGCACAACTCGACGATCTCGCGGCCTACCTGAGTTCGCTGAACAAGTACATGCGCAGCCCGGCGCGTGCGGCGGACGGCAGCCTGAGCGTCGAAGCGGTGCGAGGCCAGACGGTGTTCAACACGGCACAGTGCGCCACCTGCCACACCGGAGGCACTTTCCGCGACGGTCTGCGGCACGACGTGGGCACGATCCAGCTCTCCTCCGGCAAGGGCATCAACCAGCCGCTGGCGGGCCTGGGCTTCGACACGCCGACGCTCTCGGGCACCTGGAACACCACCGCCTTCTTCCACAACGGGCAGGCGGCCACCTTGCAGGACGTGCTGAACAGCGGCCACGGCAATGCATCGAGCCTGCCGGCGCCGGATGTGGTGGCGCTGCGCGAGTACGTGCGCTCGCTGGACACGGCCCCGGCGGTGGTCACGCGGATCCGCTCGGACCTCAACCCGACGATGTGCGTGAACATCAAGGGCGGGGCGACCGCAAGCGGCACCGTGGCGGTGCAGTGGCCCTGCGGCACCGCGAGCAACGAGAAGTTCACGGTGACGTCGATCACCGGCGGCTATGTGCAGCTCGTGGCCGAGCACAGCGGCCTGTGCCTGGCGCAGAACGGCACCGCGACGACCAACGCGCCGGTGGTGCAGCTGGCATGCACGGCGGGCAGCACGGCGCAGTGGAGCCTGGTCGGCGGCACCCTCCGCAACCGCGGCTCGGGCTCGTGCCTCGACGTGCCCAATGGCTCGACGACGCAGGACACGGCGCTGATCACGTGGACCTGCAATGGGGGCAACAACCAGAACTGGACGCAGCTGCCTTAG
- a CDS encoding class I fructose-bisphosphate aldolase: MSKDKTARLNRLLNNGRCLDIALDHGVCNEPSFLNGLEDMPQVIDRLVAAGPDAIQLNYGQSDLLQDRPGRDKPALVMRIDMGNPYNATAHRVMWAVLQNEHDPVLPAIQRDAACVVVNLFMLPNEPDLFRQCVQNIARVRADCDRYGMPLMIEPLVMRPHSEQGGYMVDGDAEKIVTLVRLAREMGADIVKADPTSDPKDFHRVVQAARCPVLVRGGGREDLQQVFARSRVLMDQGAVGMVYGRNVYQHANPSAVVSALMAMIHRGASAEAAWALYESGGAK; encoded by the coding sequence ATGTCGAAAGACAAGACAGCGCGGCTCAACCGGCTGCTGAACAACGGCCGCTGCCTGGACATCGCACTCGACCATGGCGTGTGCAACGAGCCCTCGTTCCTCAACGGGCTCGAAGACATGCCCCAGGTCATCGACAGGCTCGTGGCCGCCGGGCCCGACGCCATCCAGCTCAACTACGGCCAGTCCGACCTGCTGCAGGATCGCCCGGGCCGCGACAAGCCAGCGCTCGTGATGCGCATCGACATGGGCAACCCCTACAACGCCACCGCGCACCGCGTGATGTGGGCCGTGCTGCAGAACGAGCACGATCCGGTGCTGCCCGCGATCCAGCGCGATGCGGCCTGCGTGGTGGTGAACCTGTTCATGCTGCCGAACGAGCCCGACCTGTTCCGCCAGTGCGTGCAGAACATCGCACGCGTGCGCGCCGACTGCGACCGCTACGGCATGCCGCTGATGATCGAACCGCTCGTGATGCGCCCGCACAGCGAGCAGGGCGGCTACATGGTCGACGGCGATGCCGAAAAAATCGTCACGCTGGTGCGCCTTGCACGCGAGATGGGCGCCGACATCGTCAAGGCCGATCCGACCAGCGATCCGAAAGATTTCCACCGCGTGGTGCAGGCCGCGCGCTGCCCCGTGCTCGTGCGCGGCGGCGGGCGCGAAGACCTGCAGCAGGTGTTCGCGCGCTCGCGCGTCCTGATGGACCAGGGCGCCGTCGGCATGGTGTACGGGCGCAACGTCTACCAGCATGCCAACCCCTCGGCGGTGGTGAGTGCGCTGATGGCCATGATCCACCGCGGCGCGAGCGCCGAGGCGGCCTGGGCGCTCTACGAATCGGGCGGCGCGAAGTAA
- a CDS encoding aldo/keto reductase, with translation MKKTTLGPSGIECSAIGLGTWAMGGWMWGGGDNAAAVVAIQASLDAGVNLIDTAPAYGLGRSESIVGTALKGRRHEAVIATKCGLVWHTQKGTHFFEEDGHPVYRYLGRESIFHECDESLKRLQTDYIDLYITHWQDSTTPVAETMDALLALKKQGKIRAIGVSNVSPETLAEYLRHGPVDAAQERYSLIDREIEQTLAPLCSEHGVAVLGYSSLALGLLAGPIDPGREFKGDDQRATNPRFGEANRSKLKAFFEELEPLRARLGCSFGQLMIAWTIARGTISVALCGARVRQQAIENAGAGAVELGQDALQLIDGAAKHHLGNLA, from the coding sequence ATGAAGAAGACAACGCTGGGCCCGTCGGGCATCGAATGCTCGGCCATCGGCCTGGGCACCTGGGCGATGGGCGGATGGATGTGGGGCGGCGGCGACAATGCCGCGGCCGTGGTCGCCATCCAGGCTTCGCTGGACGCGGGCGTGAACCTGATCGACACCGCGCCGGCCTACGGCCTGGGGCGCTCCGAAAGCATCGTGGGCACCGCGCTCAAGGGACGCCGCCACGAGGCCGTGATCGCGACCAAGTGCGGCCTGGTGTGGCACACGCAAAAGGGCACGCACTTCTTCGAGGAAGACGGCCACCCCGTGTACCGCTACCTCGGCCGCGAGTCGATCTTCCATGAATGCGACGAGAGCCTGAAGCGCCTGCAGACCGACTACATCGACCTCTACATCACGCACTGGCAGGACAGCACCACGCCCGTGGCCGAGACCATGGATGCGCTGCTCGCGCTCAAGAAGCAGGGAAAGATCCGCGCCATCGGCGTGAGCAACGTGAGCCCCGAGACGCTCGCCGAATATCTGCGCCATGGCCCGGTCGATGCAGCGCAGGAGCGCTACAGCCTGATCGACCGCGAGATCGAGCAGACACTGGCGCCCTTGTGCAGCGAGCACGGCGTGGCGGTGCTGGGCTATTCGTCGCTGGCGCTGGGCCTGCTCGCCGGCCCGATCGACCCCGGACGCGAGTTCAAGGGCGACGACCAGCGCGCCACCAACCCGCGCTTCGGCGAGGCCAACCGTTCGAAGCTCAAGGCCTTCTTCGAGGAGCTCGAGCCGCTGCGGGCGCGGCTCGGCTGTTCTTTCGGCCAGTTGATGATCGCCTGGACCATTGCACGCGGCACCATTTCGGTGGCGCTGTGCGGCGCGCGCGTGCGGCAGCAGGCGATCGAGAACGCCGGCGCCGGCGCGGTCGAGCTGGGCCAGGACGCCCTGCAGCTGATCGACGGTGCGGCGAAACACCATCTCGGCAACCTCGCCTGA
- a CDS encoding ABC transporter permease, with the protein MNYPAQLDAGLAPRPSGGGPVKPANKLTSMREMGLLLIIAVLCVAMSFASPYFLTWDNVRAMLLSFSIEGIVVVGMTILLIVGGIDLSVGSVVCFAMVVTGKLFLMGVDPWIASLVAIGASGLVGAMIGGCVTRIGLNHFIASLAFMVIVRGLCLALTQGTPQSLFSLPAEFKFIGQGTLFGIPAVILIFVAIVVVSDFVLRRSTLLRRVFYTGSNEKAALYSGIRVGRVKFWVTVLCSASAGLAGVIYTARFGAATPTFGVGMELNVIAAAVIGGASLKGGSGTVLGAVLGLALLSVVTSSLILLDVSPYWQDVIKGLILLAAVTIDHLLNTRKTTR; encoded by the coding sequence ATGAACTACCCGGCACAACTCGATGCGGGCCTTGCACCGCGCCCATCGGGAGGCGGCCCCGTGAAACCCGCCAACAAGCTCACGAGCATGCGCGAGATGGGCCTGCTGCTGATCATTGCGGTGCTGTGCGTGGCGATGAGCTTCGCATCGCCCTACTTCCTCACCTGGGACAACGTGCGCGCCATGCTGTTGTCCTTCTCGATCGAAGGCATCGTGGTGGTGGGCATGACCATTCTGCTGATCGTCGGCGGCATCGACCTGTCGGTGGGCTCGGTGGTCTGCTTCGCGATGGTGGTCACGGGCAAGCTGTTCCTGATGGGCGTGGACCCATGGATCGCGAGCCTGGTGGCCATCGGTGCGAGCGGGCTCGTCGGCGCGATGATCGGCGGCTGCGTCACGCGCATCGGGCTGAACCATTTCATCGCCTCTCTGGCCTTCATGGTGATCGTGCGCGGGCTGTGCCTGGCGCTCACGCAGGGCACGCCGCAGTCGCTGTTCTCGCTGCCGGCCGAGTTCAAGTTCATCGGGCAGGGCACGCTGTTCGGCATTCCTGCCGTCATCCTGATCTTCGTGGCGATCGTGGTCGTGAGCGACTTCGTGCTGCGCCGCTCGACCTTGCTGCGGCGCGTGTTCTACACCGGCAGCAACGAGAAGGCCGCGCTGTACTCGGGCATTCGCGTGGGCCGCGTGAAATTCTGGGTCACGGTGCTGTGCTCCGCATCGGCGGGCCTGGCCGGCGTGATCTACACGGCCCGCTTCGGCGCCGCCACGCCCACCTTCGGCGTGGGCATGGAGCTCAACGTGATTGCCGCCGCGGTGATCGGCGGCGCGAGCCTCAAGGGCGGATCGGGCACGGTGCTGGGCGCGGTGCTCGGCCTGGCGCTGCTGTCGGTGGTGACCAGCTCGCTGATCCTGCTCGACGTGTCGCCCTACTGGCAGGACGTGATCAAGGGCCTGATCCTGCTCGCGGCCGTGACCATCGACCACCTCCTGAACACGAGAAAGACAACGCGATGA
- a CDS encoding sugar ABC transporter ATP-binding protein, with protein sequence MSALLELRGISKRFGASRALSGVDFSLHAGEIHALCGENGAGKSTLMNIIDGIHRPDEGDILLNGAKVVIDGPAHAMRLGIGLVHQEIALCADATVAENIFMPEINAGKQAWMNYASLNARAAKVLARLGQDIAPATPVRELSISSQQLVEIAKALTLDCKVLILDEPTAALTDNESAALFRVLHDLKAQGIGIIYISHRMAEIFTHGDRVTVLRDGRNVHCGPLAGLTADELVRRMVGRDLGNYYPPKQEATESSGPVFEVNDIADGERVHGISFALKRGEILGIAGLMGAGRSELAETVCGLRTATRGTVRLHGKALAIRTYSDALREGIAYLSEDRKAAGVFLDLPIAQNISSMALRRVSSGWGLLQRSAEHRLARELGAKLNLKSDGVAIEVSSLSGGNQQKVAIAKLLATNPMVLLMDEPTRGVDVGAKSEIHHILRELANQGVGVIVISSELPEIIGLCDRALVIRDGRLAGELNSNEMTEEALLRLASGLCEQEMA encoded by the coding sequence GTGAGCGCACTGCTCGAACTGCGCGGCATCAGCAAGCGCTTCGGCGCTTCGCGCGCGCTCTCGGGCGTGGACTTCTCGCTGCACGCGGGCGAGATCCACGCGCTGTGCGGCGAGAACGGCGCGGGGAAGTCGACGCTGATGAACATCATCGACGGCATCCACCGCCCCGACGAGGGCGACATCCTGCTCAACGGCGCGAAGGTGGTGATCGACGGCCCGGCGCATGCGATGCGCCTGGGCATCGGCCTGGTGCACCAGGAGATCGCGCTGTGCGCCGACGCCACGGTGGCCGAGAACATCTTCATGCCGGAGATCAACGCCGGCAAGCAGGCCTGGATGAACTACGCCAGCCTGAATGCGCGCGCCGCCAAGGTGCTGGCGCGGCTCGGGCAGGACATAGCTCCCGCCACGCCCGTGCGCGAGCTGAGCATCTCGAGCCAGCAGCTGGTGGAGATTGCCAAGGCGCTCACGCTGGACTGCAAGGTGCTGATCCTCGACGAGCCCACGGCCGCGCTCACCGACAACGAGTCGGCCGCCCTCTTCCGCGTACTGCACGACCTGAAGGCGCAGGGCATCGGCATCATCTACATCAGCCACCGCATGGCGGAGATCTTCACGCACGGCGACCGGGTCACCGTGCTGCGCGACGGGCGCAACGTGCACTGCGGACCGCTGGCCGGCCTGACCGCGGACGAGCTGGTCCGCCGCATGGTGGGGCGCGACCTCGGCAACTACTACCCGCCGAAGCAAGAGGCCACCGAATCGTCCGGCCCGGTGTTCGAAGTGAACGACATCGCCGACGGCGAGCGCGTGCACGGCATCTCGTTTGCGCTGAAACGCGGCGAGATCCTCGGCATTGCCGGGCTGATGGGCGCCGGCCGCAGCGAACTGGCGGAGACCGTGTGCGGCCTGCGCACCGCCACGCGCGGCACGGTGCGCCTGCACGGCAAGGCGCTCGCGATCCGCACGTACAGCGACGCGCTGCGCGAAGGCATCGCCTATCTCAGCGAAGACCGCAAGGCGGCGGGTGTTTTTCTCGACCTGCCGATCGCGCAGAACATCTCGTCGATGGCGCTGCGGCGCGTGAGTTCCGGCTGGGGCCTGCTGCAGCGCTCGGCCGAACACCGCCTGGCCCGGGAGCTGGGCGCCAAGCTCAACCTCAAGTCGGACGGCGTGGCGATCGAGGTGTCGAGCCTGTCGGGCGGCAACCAGCAGAAGGTGGCGATTGCCAAGCTGCTGGCCACCAACCCCATGGTGCTGCTGATGGACGAGCCCACGCGCGGCGTGGACGTGGGCGCCAAGTCGGAGATCCACCACATCCTGCGCGAGCTCGCGAACCAGGGCGTGGGCGTGATCGTGATTTCTTCGGAGCTGCCCGAGATCATCGGCCTGTGCGACCGGGCACTGGTGATCCGCGACGGAAGGCTGGCCGGCGAATTGAATTCCAACGAAATGACGGAGGAAGCCCTGCTGCGGCTGGCCTCCGGACTCTGCGAACAGGAGATGGCATGA
- a CDS encoding substrate-binding domain-containing protein, translating into MRRNFLKSAAAAGIGLAGTSAFAQSTPTAATTGLRGNASDVYVMNVMVSGVEYWFPVYEMMKQLGRTLGVRTRYTGTPEYDVNKQLASFEQELARKPAGILLHPMNPDPFIEPINRAVAMGIPVVTFAADSPNSKRASFVTSDNDREGTQAADAIAAALGGKGEYAVLENPGQDNHDRRIAAFVNRMKTKHAGMKLVGRAASNQDPSKAYQAVLSLAQANPNLGALFMPEANSALGAAQAKIESKKNIRVMCCDVNAKILDMIKAGDVFGAINPNQGMQGYMGMMMLFLAKNPQLIDPMNDAKRNGTNPMSVPFLDNGLSVVSKANADDFYWDKYLARRGTKGIGE; encoded by the coding sequence ATGAGGCGAAATTTCCTGAAGTCCGCTGCGGCCGCCGGTATCGGCCTGGCCGGCACCAGCGCATTTGCGCAGTCCACCCCCACGGCCGCCACCACCGGATTGCGCGGCAACGCCAGCGACGTCTACGTGATGAACGTGATGGTGTCGGGCGTCGAATACTGGTTTCCGGTCTACGAAATGATGAAGCAGCTCGGCCGCACGCTGGGCGTGCGCACGCGCTATACCGGCACGCCCGAGTACGACGTCAACAAGCAGCTGGCCTCGTTCGAGCAGGAGCTGGCGCGCAAGCCCGCGGGCATCCTGCTGCACCCGATGAACCCGGACCCGTTCATCGAGCCGATCAACCGGGCGGTGGCCATGGGCATCCCGGTCGTGACCTTCGCGGCCGACTCGCCCAACTCCAAGCGCGCCTCCTTCGTCACCTCGGACAACGACCGCGAGGGCACGCAGGCGGCCGACGCGATCGCAGCGGCGCTGGGCGGCAAGGGCGAATACGCAGTGCTCGAGAACCCCGGCCAGGACAACCACGACCGCCGCATCGCGGCCTTCGTCAACCGCATGAAGACCAAGCACGCGGGCATGAAGCTGGTCGGCCGCGCCGCCAGCAACCAGGACCCGAGCAAGGCCTACCAGGCGGTGCTGAGCCTGGCGCAGGCCAACCCGAACCTGGGTGCGCTGTTCATGCCCGAGGCCAACTCGGCCCTGGGTGCCGCGCAGGCCAAGATCGAATCGAAGAAGAACATCCGCGTGATGTGCTGCGACGTGAACGCCAAGATCCTCGACATGATCAAGGCCGGCGACGTGTTCGGCGCCATCAACCCCAACCAGGGCATGCAGGGCTACATGGGCATGATGATGCTGTTCTTGGCCAAGAACCCGCAGCTCATCGATCCGATGAACGACGCCAAGCGCAACGGCACCAATCCCATGTCGGTGCCGTTCCTGGACAACGGCCTGTCGGTGGTCAGCAAGGCCAACGCGGACGACTTCTACTGGGACAAATACCTCGCGCGCCGCGGCACCAAGGGAATTGGAGAGTGA